The following coding sequences are from one Shewanella violacea DSS12 window:
- a CDS encoding YbaY family lipoprotein gives MKNGLKLVLALFMSVLVLAGCATPNAMVEIQGEVLYQQPMALAQDAVLRVQVKDISLMGAPVVVMAEIEISAVTSPAPFHFLINRDQFEAGHSYEIGASIHLDDKLMFINTQAYNINVGSTEPMSVMVEKVAR, from the coding sequence ATGAAAAACGGATTGAAACTTGTTTTAGCTCTATTCATGTCGGTGCTGGTGTTAGCGGGCTGCGCAACACCTAATGCTATGGTCGAGATTCAGGGAGAGGTTTTGTACCAGCAGCCCATGGCCTTGGCACAAGATGCCGTGTTAAGGGTTCAGGTAAAGGATATCTCCTTGATGGGGGCGCCAGTAGTGGTTATGGCCGAGATAGAGATAAGTGCTGTAACGTCTCCGGCTCCGTTTCATTTTTTGATAAACAGAGATCAATTTGAAGCGGGTCATAGCTATGAAATAGGGGCAAGTATTCACCTCGATGACAAGCTGATGTTTATCAATACTCAAGCGTACAACATAAATGTAGGCTCAACAGAGCCTATGTCTGTCATGGTAGAAAAAGTGGCTCGCTAA
- the ompW gene encoding outer membrane protein OmpW, with protein MMKKSIVSGLIAAALLATGFTASVAAHQEGDIIIRAGAVVVAPNESSDQVASFGEFGVSSNTQLGLNFGYMLTDNLGVELLAATPFSHDISLHGVGKIAETKQLPPTLVLQYYFGNAESKLRPYIGGGVNFTNFYDNEFTNDLNGALSDLSMSSSWGLAAQVGVDYQVNKNWLVNASVWYAQISTDVKFNLADTPVTIETDIDPWVYMVSVGYTF; from the coding sequence ATGATGAAAAAAAGTATCGTTTCTGGATTGATCGCGGCCGCTTTACTGGCTACGGGTTTCACCGCTTCTGTTGCGGCTCATCAAGAGGGTGACATTATCATTCGTGCGGGTGCTGTCGTTGTCGCACCTAACGAGTCCAGTGACCAGGTAGCAAGCTTCGGTGAATTCGGAGTGAGCAGTAATACTCAATTGGGACTTAACTTCGGCTATATGTTGACCGATAACCTAGGTGTTGAGTTGTTGGCGGCGACGCCATTTAGTCACGATATTTCTCTGCATGGTGTCGGCAAGATAGCCGAGACTAAGCAACTACCGCCTACCTTAGTGTTGCAATACTATTTTGGTAATGCTGAGTCTAAGCTACGTCCTTATATAGGTGGGGGAGTTAACTTCACTAACTTCTATGATAATGAATTCACTAACGATCTAAATGGGGCGCTATCGGATCTGAGTATGAGCAGTTCATGGGGGCTGGCAGCTCAGGTTGGTGTCGATTATCAAGTGAATAAAAACTGGTTGGTGAATGCTTCTGTCTGGTACGCACAAATCAGCACTGACGTGAAATTTAATCTTGCAGATACACCAGTCACCATCGAAACAGATATTGACCCTTGGGTGTACATGGTGAGTGTTGGTTATACCTTCTAA
- a CDS encoding nucleotidyltransferase family protein, whose product MCVSIRLNLELNLELKLRLEQWLKQDPIRMQAIEFAVKLDLPQWLLAAGFVRNLVWDRLHGGLNSAINDIDLIYFDADDLSESRERAYQKQLESWAPHLPWSVKNQARMHIRNCDAAYTSCEHAMSFWPECETAIGIHVSRDNSQFDLFAPFGLESLFDLKLTHNPKRELSLFNARKDQKAWLTRYPKLQLA is encoded by the coding sequence ATGTGCGTGAGTATAAGACTAAACCTGGAACTAAACCTGGAGCTAAAGCTGAGACTCGAGCAATGGCTGAAACAGGATCCCATCAGAATGCAAGCCATAGAGTTTGCGGTTAAGCTAGATCTGCCTCAGTGGTTATTGGCGGCAGGATTTGTACGCAATCTGGTATGGGACAGGCTACACGGTGGATTAAACTCAGCTATTAATGATATAGATCTTATCTATTTTGATGCCGATGACCTCAGTGAGAGTCGAGAGAGAGCTTATCAAAAGCAACTCGAGTCATGGGCGCCTCATCTGCCTTGGTCTGTTAAGAATCAGGCGAGAATGCATATTAGAAACTGTGATGCAGCCTACACTAGCTGTGAACATGCCATGTCCTTCTGGCCCGAGTGTGAGACGGCCATAGGTATCCATGTATCTAGAGATAATAGCCAGTTCGATTTATTTGCCCCCTTTGGTTTGGAATCTCTGTTCGACTTAAAGTTAACCCACAACCCGAAACGTGAGCTATCACTTTTTAACGCAAGAAAAGACCAGAAAGCCTGGTTAACTCGTTACCCTAAATTACAACTAGCCTAA